Proteins found in one Parasteatoda tepidariorum isolate YZ-2023 chromosome 7, CAS_Ptep_4.0, whole genome shotgun sequence genomic segment:
- the LOC107451577 gene encoding solute carrier family 35 member E1 homolog isoform X2, with translation MASDSQTREILHVVLLCIIWYCVSSGNGVILKTILNDFPYPTTVTMVQLLTATVLSGPLFSVLGVRTNVEISRSYYWKLIVPLAFGKFFSSVSTHVSIWKVPVSYAHTVKATMPLFTVILSRIILGEKQTLKVYFSLIPIVIGVVIATASEISFNVVGLISALLATMGFSLQHIFSKKVLNETKIHHLRLLYVLARLALLFFLPVWVMYDLTTIIYDENLAKYDANQEKVKATTLPFVKQNDTNLLLKYDNYYDPVITKVYPLEMPKQNGYVRLHQMMNGSPNLQNI, from the exons ATGGCAAGTGATTCCCAAACTAGAGAAATTTTGCATGTAGTTTTGTTATGTATCATCTGGTATTGTGTTAGTTCAGGTAAtggtgttattttaaaaaccatccTAAATGATTTCCCATATCCTACTACCGTTACAATGGTACAGTTACTGACTGCTACTGTACTTTCTGGACCGTTATTTTCTGTTCTTGGTGTGAGAACTAATGTGGAAATCAGTCGCTCATATTATTGGAAACTTATCGTGCCTTTGGCATTTGGTAAGTTTTTTTCATCAGTTTCAACCCACGTCAGTATCTGGAAAGTGCCTGTTTCTTATGCGCATACTG TTAAAGCCACTATGccattatttacagttatattgtCTAGAATAATTCTAGgagaaaaacaaactttgaaa gtttatttttccttaatccCAATTGTAATTGGTGTTGTCATAGCAACAGCATCTGAGATATCTTTTAATGTTGTTGGTTTGATTAGTGCACTTTTAGCTACAATGGGATTTTCTCTTCAACATATCTTTTCTAAAAAG GTCCTAAATGAAACGAAAATTCATCATTTACGATTGTTGTATGTGCTTGCTAGACTGgctcttttattctttttgccaGTTTGGGTTATGTATGATTTGACTACCATCATTTATGATGAAAATTTG gcAAAATATGATGCAAATCAAGAAAAGGTAAAAGCAACAACTCTTCCCTTTGTAAAGCAGAATGATACTAATTTACTTTTGAAGTATGACAACTATTATGATCCTGTGATAACTAAGGTATACCCACTAGAGATGCCTAAGCAAAATGGATATGTTCGTTTGCACCAAATGATGAATGGCTCACCGAACctacaaaatatatga
- the LOC107451577 gene encoding solute carrier family 35 member E1 homolog isoform X1, which yields MASDSQTREILHVVLLCIIWYCVSSGNGVILKTILNDFPYPTTVTMVQLLTATVLSGPLFSVLGVRTNVEISRSYYWKLIVPLAFGKFFSSVSTHVSIWKVPVSYAHTVKATMPLFTVILSRIILGEKQTLKVYFSLIPIVIGVVIATASEISFNVVGLISALLATMGFSLQHIFSKKVLNETKIHHLRLLYVLARLALLFFLPVWVMYDLTTIIYDENLFQQKNQGRIYFLLFADGLCNYAQNIVAFSIISLVSPLTYSVCNTAKRISVIAVSLILLGNPVTAVNFFGMMLAIFGVLVYNKAKYDANQEKVKATTLPFVKQNDTNLLLKYDNYYDPVITKVYPLEMPKQNGYVRLHQMMNGSPNLQNI from the exons ATGGCAAGTGATTCCCAAACTAGAGAAATTTTGCATGTAGTTTTGTTATGTATCATCTGGTATTGTGTTAGTTCAGGTAAtggtgttattttaaaaaccatccTAAATGATTTCCCATATCCTACTACCGTTACAATGGTACAGTTACTGACTGCTACTGTACTTTCTGGACCGTTATTTTCTGTTCTTGGTGTGAGAACTAATGTGGAAATCAGTCGCTCATATTATTGGAAACTTATCGTGCCTTTGGCATTTGGTAAGTTTTTTTCATCAGTTTCAACCCACGTCAGTATCTGGAAAGTGCCTGTTTCTTATGCGCATACTG TTAAAGCCACTATGccattatttacagttatattgtCTAGAATAATTCTAGgagaaaaacaaactttgaaa gtttatttttccttaatccCAATTGTAATTGGTGTTGTCATAGCAACAGCATCTGAGATATCTTTTAATGTTGTTGGTTTGATTAGTGCACTTTTAGCTACAATGGGATTTTCTCTTCAACATATCTTTTCTAAAAAG GTCCTAAATGAAACGAAAATTCATCATTTACGATTGTTGTATGTGCTTGCTAGACTGgctcttttattctttttgccaGTTTGGGTTATGTATGATTTGACTACCATCATTTATGATGAAAATTTG tttcaacaaaaaaatcagggaagaatttatttcttattgtttgCAGATGGGTTGTGCAATTATGCCCAAAACATTGTGGCCTTTAGTATTATTTCCTTAGTCTCTCCTCTAACTTATTCAGTGTGCAACACAGCCAAAAGGATATCTGTTATAGCTGTTTCTCTAATTCTATTGGGTAATCCGGTGACTGCAGTGAACTTTTTTGGCATGATGTTGGCCATATTTGGAGTTCTTGTGTACAATAAA gcAAAATATGATGCAAATCAAGAAAAGGTAAAAGCAACAACTCTTCCCTTTGTAAAGCAGAATGATACTAATTTACTTTTGAAGTATGACAACTATTATGATCCTGTGATAACTAAGGTATACCCACTAGAGATGCCTAAGCAAAATGGATATGTTCGTTTGCACCAAATGATGAATGGCTCACCGAACctacaaaatatatga